A window of the Vibrio ostreae genome harbors these coding sequences:
- the purU gene encoding formyltetrahydrofolate deformylase produces the protein MTNMTQPWIFTARCPSVVGTVDVVTRYLAEAGHYIEEIQSFDDRASGQFFIRIEFLPAEQDAFAPEAFDEAFGARAADFSMEWNLTAPGHRTRMAIMVSKYDHCLNDLLYRYRTGQLKVEVPLIISNHPDLEELAKWHNIPYYHLPVSAETKPQQEAEIVRLLDEYDIELVVLARYMQVLSPWLCEQLDGKAINIHHSLLPGFKGARPYHQAWEKGVKMVGATAHYVNNDLDEGPIIAQGIQEVGHAHYPEDLIAKGQDVERITLFNALKHHVERRVFLSGDRTIILSH, from the coding sequence ATGACGAATATGACTCAACCGTGGATTTTTACTGCCCGCTGTCCAAGTGTTGTCGGAACGGTCGACGTAGTAACACGTTACCTTGCTGAAGCAGGGCATTATATTGAAGAAATTCAGTCATTTGATGACCGAGCTTCTGGCCAGTTCTTTATCCGTATCGAATTTTTGCCGGCCGAACAGGATGCGTTTGCACCCGAGGCATTTGATGAAGCGTTTGGCGCTCGTGCGGCAGACTTCTCTATGGAATGGAATTTGACGGCTCCGGGTCATCGTACCCGTATGGCTATCATGGTGTCGAAATACGATCACTGCCTGAACGATCTATTGTATCGCTACCGTACCGGCCAGCTCAAAGTGGAAGTGCCACTGATCATTTCTAACCACCCAGATTTGGAAGAGTTAGCGAAATGGCACAACATCCCTTACTACCATCTTCCGGTTAGCGCAGAAACCAAACCACAGCAAGAGGCTGAAATTGTTCGCCTGCTTGACGAATATGATATCGAACTGGTGGTCCTGGCGCGCTACATGCAGGTACTGTCGCCTTGGTTGTGTGAGCAGTTGGACGGCAAAGCGATCAACATCCACCACTCATTGCTGCCTGGTTTTAAAGGGGCACGACCTTACCATCAAGCCTGGGAAAAAGGCGTGAAGATGGTCGGTGCGACCGCTCATTATGTCAACAATGACCTGGACGAAGGTCCGATTATCGCACAGGGCATTCAGGAAGTGGGGCACGCTCATTATCCGGAAGATTTGATCGCAAAAGGTCAGGACGTCGAACGTATCACGCTGTTTAACGCGCTTAAGCATCATGTTGAACGTCGTGTGTTCTTGTCTGGTGATCGCACAATTATTCTTAGCCACTGA
- a CDS encoding sarcosine oxidase subunit gamma: protein MSDSVVIDKANVQGGVDLMNQIPGGEILGESPLHHAELDKLASMPAKGKGVVLKELKLMGHLTLRCDASNEEQTSAVESILGFPLPLKPLTSTSKGDYAARWLSPDEWLITVPGLAAFDVEAAFRERLPGHYSLVNGSGGSTILELSGPFAVDVLKKSCPIDFHPSEFPAGKVVSSVFAKSGAIIRRIEDERFELVIRRSFADYLWLWLQDASLEYGLAIEK from the coding sequence ATGTCTGATTCTGTTGTGATTGATAAAGCAAACGTTCAAGGTGGCGTTGACCTGATGAACCAGATCCCTGGTGGCGAAATCCTGGGTGAATCGCCACTGCACCACGCTGAGCTGGATAAACTGGCCAGCATGCCGGCGAAAGGCAAAGGCGTGGTCCTGAAAGAGCTGAAACTGATGGGTCACCTGACACTGCGGTGTGATGCATCTAATGAAGAGCAAACCAGTGCAGTGGAGTCTATTCTGGGCTTCCCACTGCCACTGAAACCGCTGACTTCAACCTCAAAAGGTGACTATGCAGCGCGCTGGTTATCTCCTGATGAGTGGCTGATCACCGTTCCTGGTCTGGCAGCATTTGATGTCGAAGCGGCTTTCCGTGAGCGTTTGCCAGGACACTACTCGCTGGTCAACGGCAGTGGCGGCTCAACCATTCTGGAACTGTCTGGCCCATTTGCGGTCGACGTGCTGAAGAAATCGTGTCCAATCGATTTCCACCCAAGCGAGTTCCCGGCAGGTAAAGTGGTATCGAGTGTGTTCGCAAAAAGCGGCGCAATCATCCGCCGCATCGAAGATGAGCGTTTCGAGTTAGTGATTCGCCGCAGCTTCGCTGATTACCTGTGGTTGTGGCTTCAGGATGCGAGCCTGGAATACGGCTTAGCGATTGAAAAATAA
- a CDS encoding sarcosine oxidase subunit alpha has translation MTQVNRIAAESRIDRSQPVTFQFNGKSYRGFKGDTLASALLANGVDVVGRSFKYSRPRGIVAAGAEEPNAIFQIGATEATQVPNVRGTQQELFNGLVGQSTNGWPNVETDVMGIIGKVGGSMMPPGFYYKTFMYPKSMWETYEKFIRRAAGLGRSPLENDPDRYENVNQHCDVLVVGAGPAGLMAALAAARSGARVILADEQSEMGGSLLSSKEKINDRPATEWVNDVVSELKSCPEVMLLPRSTVNGYHDHNFLTIHERCTDHLADLAPVNTVRQRMHRVRAKWVVLATGAHERPLVFGNNDLPGSMLCGAISTYINRYSVVPGEKLVVMTTNDSGYQTALDWHEAGRQVVAVVDTRAQADSVLIHKATQAGIRVIKGSAVVEAQGSKRVTGVRVAPIDANGNALRGKGEILSADTIATSGGFSPVVHLSCHTGSRPVWDDEVIGFVPGATKQKQLIAGAITGKFTTEAAMQQGIEAGIKAIQEVGLSAVDVAMPALNTETPAKPMALFHIPHDKKTSKAPKQFVDFQNDVTAAGIELACREGFESIEHVKRYTAMGFGTDQGKLGNINGMAITAKALNKTIPETGTTVFRPNYTPVTFGAIAGRNCKELFDPKRYTAMHQWHLENGAKFEDVGLWKRPWYYPKGNETMQQSLDRECLAVRESVGILDASTLGKIDIQGKDAREFLGRVYTNAWAKLPVGKCRYGLMCGEDGMVFDDGVTSCLGENHFLMTTTTGGAARVLEWLELYHQTEWPDMEVYFTSVTDHWATATISGPNSRKLLEELTDADLSKDNFAFMDWQQATVAGIPARIFRISFTGELSFEINVQANYGMHVWKKLIEHGKKYNITPYGTETMHILRAEKGFIIAGQDTDGSVHPHDLGMSWCVANSKPFSYIGKRGMAREDCVRDNRKQLVGLKTIDPNVVLPEGSQGVFDPNAPIPMPMVGHITSSYWSANLNRSIAMGFVKGGLNRMGEKVFYPQVDGSVIEAEICSPIFLDPKGERQHV, from the coding sequence ATGACACAGGTAAATCGTATTGCAGCGGAAAGCCGTATTGATCGCTCACAACCTGTTACTTTCCAGTTCAACGGAAAGTCTTATCGTGGTTTTAAAGGCGATACGCTGGCATCGGCACTACTGGCGAATGGTGTTGATGTTGTTGGCCGCAGTTTTAAATACAGCCGTCCACGCGGGATTGTCGCGGCGGGCGCAGAAGAGCCAAATGCAATTTTCCAAATTGGCGCCACTGAAGCGACTCAGGTTCCAAACGTTCGTGGTACACAGCAAGAGCTGTTTAACGGACTCGTCGGTCAGTCGACTAACGGCTGGCCAAATGTTGAAACCGACGTGATGGGTATCATTGGTAAAGTCGGTGGCAGCATGATGCCTCCTGGTTTCTACTACAAGACGTTCATGTATCCGAAGTCTATGTGGGAAACCTACGAAAAATTCATTCGTCGCGCTGCAGGTCTTGGCCGTTCTCCACTGGAAAACGATCCGGATCGCTACGAAAACGTGAACCAGCACTGTGATGTTCTGGTTGTCGGTGCCGGCCCTGCAGGCCTGATGGCAGCTCTGGCTGCAGCACGCAGCGGCGCACGTGTCATTCTGGCTGATGAACAATCTGAAATGGGTGGTTCACTGCTGAGCTCAAAAGAGAAAATCAACGATCGTCCTGCGACAGAGTGGGTAAACGACGTGGTCTCTGAGCTGAAATCTTGTCCGGAAGTGATGCTACTGCCTCGTTCCACAGTGAACGGCTACCATGATCATAACTTCCTGACCATTCATGAACGTTGTACTGATCACCTGGCTGATCTGGCTCCGGTGAATACTGTCCGTCAGCGCATGCACCGTGTCCGTGCGAAATGGGTTGTACTGGCAACGGGTGCGCACGAGCGACCACTGGTGTTCGGTAACAATGACCTGCCAGGCAGCATGCTGTGTGGTGCGATTTCAACCTACATCAACCGTTACTCGGTTGTACCAGGCGAAAAACTGGTCGTCATGACCACTAACGACAGCGGTTACCAGACTGCACTGGACTGGCATGAAGCCGGCCGTCAGGTTGTGGCTGTGGTTGATACCCGTGCTCAGGCTGACAGCGTTCTGATTCACAAAGCAACTCAGGCTGGCATTCGTGTCATCAAAGGGTCTGCAGTGGTTGAAGCACAAGGTAGCAAACGTGTGACCGGTGTTCGCGTGGCTCCAATCGACGCCAACGGTAATGCTTTGCGTGGTAAAGGTGAAATCCTGTCTGCCGATACCATTGCAACCTCTGGCGGTTTCAGCCCGGTTGTGCACCTGTCTTGCCATACTGGCAGCCGTCCGGTTTGGGATGATGAAGTGATTGGTTTTGTACCGGGTGCAACTAAGCAGAAGCAACTGATTGCCGGTGCTATTACTGGTAAGTTCACCACTGAAGCGGCAATGCAGCAAGGTATCGAAGCTGGTATCAAAGCGATTCAGGAAGTTGGTTTAAGCGCGGTTGACGTTGCTATGCCAGCACTGAACACTGAAACTCCAGCAAAACCGATGGCGCTTTTCCATATCCCGCACGATAAGAAAACGTCTAAAGCACCCAAACAGTTTGTAGACTTCCAGAACGATGTCACTGCCGCCGGTATCGAGCTGGCGTGTCGTGAAGGCTTCGAGTCAATCGAACACGTAAAACGTTACACCGCTATGGGCTTTGGTACTGACCAGGGCAAACTGGGTAACATCAACGGTATGGCAATCACTGCGAAAGCACTGAACAAGACCATCCCTGAAACAGGGACTACCGTATTCCGTCCAAACTACACACCTGTGACGTTTGGTGCGATTGCCGGCCGTAACTGTAAAGAGCTGTTTGATCCTAAACGCTACACTGCAATGCATCAGTGGCACCTGGAGAACGGCGCGAAATTTGAAGATGTCGGTCTTTGGAAACGACCATGGTACTACCCGAAAGGTAATGAAACCATGCAACAGTCTCTGGACCGCGAATGTCTGGCAGTCCGTGAGTCAGTGGGCATTCTGGATGCATCAACGCTGGGTAAAATTGATATCCAGGGTAAAGATGCCCGTGAATTCCTGGGGCGCGTGTACACCAACGCCTGGGCGAAACTGCCCGTCGGTAAGTGTCGTTACGGCCTGATGTGTGGTGAAGACGGTATGGTATTCGACGATGGTGTAACGTCCTGCCTGGGCGAAAACCACTTCCTGATGACGACCACTACTGGCGGCGCAGCGCGCGTTCTGGAATGGCTTGAGCTTTACCATCAAACAGAATGGCCGGATATGGAAGTGTACTTCACTTCTGTGACTGACCACTGGGCGACAGCAACGATTTCCGGCCCGAACAGCCGTAAATTGCTGGAAGAGCTGACTGACGCAGACCTGAGTAAAGATAACTTTGCGTTCATGGACTGGCAGCAAGCAACAGTCGCGGGTATTCCGGCTCGTATCTTCCGTATCTCGTTCACCGGCGAACTGTCATTCGAGATCAACGTTCAGGCTAACTACGGCATGCACGTTTGGAAGAAACTGATTGAACACGGCAAGAAGTACAACATCACGCCGTACGGTACTGAAACCATGCACATTCTGCGTGCAGAAAAAGGCTTCATTATCGCAGGTCAGGATACAGACGGCAGTGTTCATCCACACGACCTTGGCATGAGCTGGTGTGTGGCGAACAGCAAACCATTCAGCTACATCGGTAAGCGTGGTATGGCGCGTGAAGACTGTGTACGTGATAACCGTAAACAGCTGGTTGGTCTGAAAACGATTGATCCAAACGTGGTACTGCCGGAAGGTTCACAAGGCGTCTTTGACCCGAATGCACCAATTCCGATGCCAATGGTAGGTCATATCACTTCAAGTTACTGGAGTGCGAACCTGAACCGCAGTATTGCGATGGGCTTTGTGAAAGGTGGCCTGAACCGCATGGGTGAGAAAGTATTCTACCCGCAGGTTGATGGCTCTGTTATCGAAGCTGAAATCTGTAGCCCTATTTTCTTGGATCCAAAAGGAGAGCGCCAACATGTCTGA
- a CDS encoding sarcosine oxidase subunit delta: MLLIYCPHCGEYREEEEFHAKGQAHIQRPLDPDSCTDEEWGQYLFFRKNPRGLHHEIWVHSAGCRKFFNVTRDTQTYEIKEVYKIGEQPSVVAE; this comes from the coding sequence ATGTTGCTGATCTATTGTCCTCACTGCGGTGAGTATCGTGAAGAAGAAGAGTTCCATGCTAAGGGCCAGGCGCACATTCAGCGTCCTCTGGACCCGGATTCATGCACAGACGAAGAGTGGGGTCAGTACCTGTTCTTCCGTAAAAACCCGCGTGGTCTGCACCACGAAATATGGGTGCATTCAGCAGGCTGTCGCAAGTTCTTCAACGTAACCCGCGATACACAGACTTACGAAATCAAAGAAGTCTACAAAATTGGAGAGCAACCATCAGTGGTTGCGGAGTAA
- a CDS encoding sarcosine oxidase subunit beta family protein encodes MQHYSGFGLFKHSLSHHENWQSVWRNPTPKKKYDVIIVGGGGHGLATAYYLAKEHGITNVAVIEKGYLGGGNTARNTTIVRSNYLWDEAAFLFEHSLKLWDGLSQDLNYNVMFSKRGCLNVGHTLQDMRDIERRVAANRLNGIKGEVLDAKQVKEIVPHMDCSENARYPVMGASWQPNAGVARHDAVAWGFARGADSMGVDLIQQTEVVDMIIEDGAIVGVKTNRYGNIMADRVGCVVAGNSGVLAKMAGFDMPLESHPLQALVSEPIKPIIDTVVMSNHVHGYVSQSDKGDLVIGAGIDGYNGYGQRGSYSTIEHTVQAIVEMFPIFSRVRMNRQWGGIVDTTADACPIMTKTPVENLFFNCGWGTGGFKATPGSGNVFAASLAKGEMHELAAPFSMFRFNNGALIDEHGAAGVAH; translated from the coding sequence ATGCAGCATTATTCCGGCTTTGGTCTCTTTAAGCACTCGCTATCTCACCACGAAAACTGGCAGAGCGTGTGGCGTAATCCGACTCCGAAAAAGAAATATGACGTCATCATCGTTGGTGGCGGCGGTCACGGTCTGGCAACAGCCTACTACCTGGCCAAAGAGCATGGCATTACTAACGTAGCCGTGATTGAAAAAGGTTACCTGGGTGGGGGGAACACAGCACGTAACACAACTATCGTGCGTTCAAACTACCTGTGGGACGAAGCCGCATTCCTGTTTGAACACTCACTGAAATTGTGGGACGGCCTGTCACAGGATCTGAACTACAACGTGATGTTCTCTAAGCGTGGCTGTCTGAACGTGGGCCACACACTGCAAGATATGCGTGATATCGAACGTCGTGTTGCTGCTAACCGTCTGAACGGTATTAAAGGTGAAGTGCTGGACGCAAAACAGGTGAAAGAAATTGTTCCTCACATGGATTGTTCTGAAAACGCACGTTACCCGGTGATGGGCGCTTCATGGCAGCCTAACGCAGGTGTGGCACGTCACGATGCGGTTGCATGGGGCTTTGCCCGCGGCGCAGACAGCATGGGTGTTGACCTGATTCAGCAAACCGAAGTGGTTGACATGATCATCGAAGATGGTGCGATTGTTGGTGTGAAAACCAACCGTTACGGCAACATCATGGCCGACCGCGTAGGTTGTGTGGTGGCAGGTAACTCTGGCGTACTGGCGAAAATGGCCGGTTTCGATATGCCGCTGGAATCTCACCCGCTACAGGCACTGGTTTCTGAGCCAATCAAACCAATTATCGACACTGTTGTCATGTCTAACCACGTTCACGGCTACGTGAGCCAGTCGGACAAAGGCGACCTGGTTATCGGTGCAGGTATCGATGGCTACAACGGTTACGGTCAGCGTGGTTCTTATTCAACCATTGAGCACACCGTGCAGGCAATTGTTGAAATGTTCCCAATTTTCTCACGAGTTCGCATGAACCGTCAGTGGGGCGGTATCGTTGATACAACAGCGGATGCATGTCCAATCATGACTAAGACTCCGGTCGAGAACCTGTTCTTCAACTGTGGTTGGGGTACTGGTGGCTTTAAAGCGACCCCGGGATCGGGCAACGTATTTGCTGCGAGCCTGGCGAAAGGTGAAATGCATGAATTGGCGGCGCCATTTTCAATGTTCCGTTTCAACAATGGCGCACTGATCGATGAACACGGTGCCGCAGGCGTAGCGCACTAA
- the glyA gene encoding serine hydroxymethyltransferase, which translates to MFSKDQTIESYDSELWAAITKEEKRQENHIELIASENYTSPRVMQAQGTMLTNKYAEGYPAKRYYGGCEYVDDVEQLAIDRAKALFGAEYANVQPHSGSQANAAVYMALCEPGDTVLGMSLAHGGHLTHGSHVNFSGKIYNAVQYGLNEETGEIDYAEVEALALEHKPKMIVAGFSAYSRVVDWARFRDIADKVGAYLFVDMAHVAGLVAAGVYPNPVPFADVVTTTTHKTLRGPRGGLIISRDAELEKKLNAAVFPGGQGGPLMHVIAAKAVAFKEALEPEFAEYQKQVVLNAQAMAKVFIERGFDVVSGGTDNHLFLLSLIRQGLTGKAADAALGQAGITVNKNAVPGDPQSPFVTSGLRIGTPVVTTRKFGVTECEALAGWIADILDVLNEPQALALVIEQVRNNVQALCRDFPAYQ; encoded by the coding sequence ATGTTCAGCAAAGACCAGACAATCGAATCGTACGACAGCGAGCTGTGGGCGGCGATCACTAAAGAAGAAAAGCGACAAGAAAACCACATCGAGCTGATTGCTTCGGAAAACTACACCAGCCCGCGCGTTATGCAAGCTCAGGGTACCATGCTGACCAACAAGTATGCTGAAGGTTACCCGGCAAAACGCTACTACGGCGGTTGTGAATATGTCGATGATGTTGAACAACTGGCGATCGATCGTGCTAAAGCACTGTTCGGCGCTGAGTACGCCAACGTACAACCACACTCAGGTTCTCAGGCAAACGCAGCGGTCTACATGGCGTTGTGTGAGCCAGGCGATACAGTTCTGGGTATGAGCCTGGCTCATGGTGGTCACCTGACTCACGGTTCTCACGTGAACTTCTCCGGTAAAATCTACAATGCCGTGCAGTACGGTCTGAACGAAGAAACAGGCGAAATTGACTACGCCGAAGTTGAAGCGCTGGCACTGGAACACAAACCAAAAATGATCGTAGCAGGCTTCTCAGCTTACTCACGCGTTGTTGACTGGGCTCGTTTCCGTGACATCGCAGACAAAGTTGGTGCTTACCTGTTTGTGGACATGGCGCACGTTGCTGGTCTGGTTGCTGCTGGTGTTTATCCGAACCCGGTTCCTTTCGCTGATGTGGTCACAACCACAACACACAAAACTCTGCGTGGTCCACGTGGTGGTCTGATCATCTCTCGTGACGCCGAGCTGGAAAAGAAACTTAACGCAGCTGTATTCCCAGGTGGTCAGGGCGGCCCGCTGATGCACGTTATCGCAGCAAAAGCTGTTGCGTTTAAAGAAGCATTAGAGCCTGAATTTGCTGAGTACCAGAAACAAGTAGTTCTAAACGCTCAGGCGATGGCGAAAGTCTTCATCGAGCGCGGTTTCGATGTTGTTTCTGGCGGCACTGACAACCACCTGTTCCTGCTGAGCCTGATTCGTCAGGGTCTGACAGGTAAAGCTGCTGATGCAGCACTGGGCCAGGCGGGGATCACTGTGAACAAAAACGCGGTTCCTGGTGACCCTCAGTCTCCATTCGTCACCTCTGGTCTGCGTATCGGTACGCCAGTGGTGACGACTCGTAAATTCGGTGTCACTGAGTGTGAAGCTCTGGCTGGTTGGATTGCAGACATCTTGGATGTGCTCAACGAACCGCAAGCGCTGGCACTTGTGATTGAACAAGTACGCAACAACGTCCAAGCGCTATGTCGTGATTTCCCGGCATACCAGTAA
- a CDS encoding methyl-accepting chemotaxis protein: MAQSNSFVLEQAAMISSYINEKVGGVSKIAQQYKNQQMSGSADQLINQTKFLANALNLESAVLAFDNGDAYWNIATANWPNHKFNGDVTQRPWYQAAQRASGVTVTDPYKGTDGANWVTIIEKMQGGTVSADMTLSFLNDMVKTTIPGAVAVIMNENTTLLASSSTVIKGGDKGTDYPWFKEAALTAVGKDKAVFEYNLNGQDKILFSHIIHAGDKKWYYAIGLDKSVAFAQLEDARTNAILVTVVATILCVLIAFVLINFLYRPIISLRDTIANLSSGNGDLTQRLTVTSNDDIGQISQGVNRFIEDLQNMMLEVKQASGSLQDNVQRLRQQSSSNRDILQSHVTETEQIVTAVEEMDATANSMATDAANTASLTQQANRTSDESRRIVDKSKQTVSALIADVEKASLDVQKMNDQTQNISTILTVIGDIAEQTNLLALNAAIEAARAGDQGRGFAVVADEVRKLASRTKESTGEIEEALSDLLSGCQTVVDSMRYTKERCQETADGSVDVEASLETLTRFVDEINDLSAQIATAAEEQSSVTQEVSRNMNAISDIVSNLDKNGQQALRDAEEIASVNSQLGSIVGRFKL; the protein is encoded by the coding sequence ATGGCTCAAAGTAACAGTTTTGTCCTAGAGCAAGCGGCCATGATCAGCTCCTACATCAATGAAAAAGTAGGCGGCGTGAGCAAAATTGCTCAACAGTACAAAAATCAGCAGATGAGCGGCTCTGCCGATCAACTGATTAACCAGACCAAGTTTCTGGCTAACGCACTCAATCTGGAAAGCGCGGTGCTGGCATTTGATAACGGTGATGCCTACTGGAACATCGCGACCGCCAACTGGCCAAACCACAAATTCAATGGTGATGTTACCCAGCGGCCCTGGTATCAGGCGGCGCAGCGCGCTTCCGGCGTGACAGTCACCGATCCGTATAAGGGCACTGACGGAGCTAACTGGGTCACCATCATCGAAAAAATGCAGGGTGGTACCGTATCCGCGGACATGACCTTATCGTTTTTGAACGATATGGTCAAAACGACTATCCCGGGTGCGGTGGCTGTGATCATGAATGAGAACACCACGTTACTGGCATCGTCTTCGACTGTAATCAAAGGTGGCGACAAAGGTACGGATTATCCGTGGTTTAAAGAGGCGGCTTTAACTGCGGTCGGGAAAGACAAAGCCGTGTTTGAGTACAATCTTAACGGGCAGGACAAAATTCTGTTCTCTCACATCATTCATGCCGGCGACAAAAAATGGTATTACGCCATTGGTCTGGATAAGTCGGTTGCCTTCGCTCAATTAGAAGATGCCAGAACCAATGCTATTCTGGTCACTGTGGTGGCGACAATACTGTGTGTCTTAATTGCGTTCGTTCTAATTAATTTCCTCTACCGGCCAATTATTTCATTGCGAGATACTATTGCAAATCTGTCCAGTGGTAACGGCGATTTAACCCAGCGCCTTACCGTAACCTCGAACGATGACATCGGCCAGATTTCGCAGGGGGTAAACCGCTTTATCGAAGATCTGCAGAACATGATGCTGGAAGTCAAACAGGCCAGTGGCTCATTGCAGGACAACGTGCAGCGTCTGCGTCAGCAGTCGAGCAGCAACAGGGATATTCTGCAAAGCCATGTCACCGAAACTGAGCAAATTGTTACTGCAGTAGAGGAGATGGACGCAACGGCGAATTCTATGGCGACCGATGCTGCCAATACAGCCAGTCTGACTCAGCAAGCTAACAGAACCAGTGATGAATCACGGCGTATTGTCGACAAATCGAAACAGACCGTATCGGCCTTGATTGCGGATGTAGAGAAAGCGTCACTGGACGTGCAAAAGATGAATGATCAGACGCAAAATATCAGCACGATTCTGACCGTGATTGGTGATATTGCCGAGCAAACTAACTTGTTGGCACTCAATGCGGCCATCGAGGCGGCGCGTGCCGGCGATCAGGGGCGTGGCTTTGCTGTGGTGGCGGATGAAGTACGTAAACTGGCCAGTCGCACCAAAGAGAGTACCGGTGAAATAGAAGAAGCGCTGAGCGACCTGCTGAGCGGTTGTCAGACGGTTGTCGATTCGATGCGCTACACCAAAGAACGCTGTCAGGAAACTGCAGACGGTTCAGTGGATGTGGAAGCGAGCTTAGAAACCCTGACCCGCTTTGTCGATGAGATCAATGACCTCAGTGCCCAGATCGCGACTGCCGCTGAAGAACAGAGTAGCGTCACTCAGGAAGTCAGTCGTAACATGAATGCGATCAGCGACATCGTGAGTAATCTCGACAAGAACGGACAGCAGGCACTGCGTGACGCGGAAGAGATTGCCAGCGTCAATTCTCAGCTTGGTTCTATTGTCGGCCGCTTTAAATTGTAG
- a CDS encoding BCCT family transporter — protein MSSDNGGVPHPSGKANPIDTDYTVGQDNVVLSVGPFGLDIHNRVFAVSGLAIVIFVFATLIFREQVEPLFLDLRAWLTSSLDWFFLLSGNIFVVVCLGLAISPLGRVRIGGTDATPDYSYSGWLAMLFAAGMGIGLVFFGVSEPMTHFTTALGGTTVENGVRTDWAPLGGAMGDSEAARSLGMAATIYHWALHPWAIYALLALGLAIFSFNKGLPLTMRSVFYPLFGERVWGWTGHIIDILAIVATVFGLATSLGYGASQAATGLNFLFDIPLTDTTQIILIIVITAFALLSVLAGLDGGVKRLSEMNMLLAALLLFFVVVIGPTAAILLGFFDNIGAYLTNFPALSMPFGREDVNYSQGWTSFYWAWWISWSPFVGMFIARVSRGRTVREFIVCVLIVPSTVCVFWMTAFGGTAISQYVNDGYKAVMDADLPLKLFEMLEVMPLHEITSFIGIVLVVVFFITSSDSGSLVIDTIAAGGKVDAPTPQRVFWCTFEGLVAIALLLGGGLAAAQAMAVTTGFPFTIVLLIATISLIKGLMSEPRVKKAK, from the coding sequence ATGAGTAGCGATAACGGTGGTGTTCCCCACCCTAGTGGCAAAGCAAACCCGATTGATACGGATTACACCGTTGGTCAGGACAATGTTGTTCTGTCCGTCGGTCCGTTTGGTCTGGACATTCATAACCGTGTTTTCGCGGTATCAGGTTTGGCGATTGTCATCTTTGTATTTGCAACCCTAATCTTTCGCGAACAAGTCGAACCGCTGTTCCTTGACCTGCGGGCATGGCTGACATCCAGTCTGGACTGGTTCTTCCTGCTGTCTGGTAACATCTTTGTTGTCGTCTGTCTCGGACTGGCCATATCTCCTCTCGGCCGGGTACGGATCGGCGGTACGGATGCGACACCGGATTACAGCTATTCAGGCTGGCTGGCCATGTTATTTGCGGCCGGCATGGGGATTGGCCTGGTCTTCTTTGGCGTTTCTGAACCCATGACCCATTTTACAACCGCGCTGGGCGGCACCACTGTAGAAAATGGTGTGCGTACCGACTGGGCACCGCTGGGTGGTGCGATGGGCGATAGCGAAGCCGCACGTTCGCTCGGTATGGCAGCGACGATTTACCATTGGGCACTGCACCCTTGGGCAATATACGCACTGCTGGCTCTGGGACTGGCTATTTTCTCGTTCAACAAAGGGTTACCACTGACTATGCGTTCAGTGTTCTATCCGCTGTTTGGTGAACGCGTTTGGGGCTGGACCGGTCACATCATTGATATTTTGGCTATCGTGGCAACAGTGTTCGGACTGGCGACATCTCTGGGCTACGGCGCGTCTCAGGCTGCGACCGGGTTAAACTTCTTGTTTGATATCCCACTGACCGACACCACGCAAATTATCCTGATCATTGTGATCACTGCATTTGCACTGCTGTCTGTATTGGCCGGCCTGGATGGCGGCGTAAAACGCCTGTCAGAAATGAACATGCTGCTGGCCGCGCTGCTGCTGTTTTTCGTGGTAGTCATCGGTCCGACTGCAGCCATCCTGCTCGGTTTTTTCGACAATATCGGTGCTTATCTGACCAACTTCCCTGCACTGTCTATGCCATTTGGCCGTGAAGATGTGAACTATTCTCAAGGCTGGACATCGTTCTACTGGGCATGGTGGATTTCATGGTCACCATTCGTCGGTATGTTCATTGCACGTGTATCACGCGGTCGGACCGTACGCGAATTTATCGTCTGCGTGCTGATTGTTCCGTCAACCGTGTGTGTGTTCTGGATGACGGCATTCGGTGGTACCGCGATCAGTCAGTACGTCAACGACGGTTATAAAGCCGTGATGGACGCAGACCTGCCATTGAAACTGTTCGAAATGCTGGAAGTCATGCCTCTGCATGAAATTACATCCTTCATCGGTATCGTCCTAGTCGTTGTGTTCTTTATCACATCATCGGATTCAGGTTCACTGGTTATCGACACGATTGCTGCCGGCGGTAAAGTTGATGCGCCAACACCACAGCGCGTATTCTGGTGTACCTT